TCTACTTCTCCCTTCTGTACCAACTTCCTCTTCTCGCGTGCTTCCCCTCGCAGACTGCGGCAGAGCGAGGCGGCCACGGCCATGGCCTCGGCGTGACAGCTGACGCCGGAGCGAGGTCCGCGGGGATGGAGgcgcacgccgccgccgccggcttcacctcctcctccggggaGCACGAGGAGGCGGACCCGTCCGCTCTCTCCGCCACCATGTCCATCGACAGGCTCTTCCCGGCGCTGCTCGAGTGCTTCGGGATAATCCTCTGCGGATACGCGGCCGGGAGGGCGAACGTCATCACCTCCACTCAGGCGAAAGGCCTGGGCAACTTCGTGTCCAAGTTCGCCCTCCCGGCGCTGCTCTTCAAGAACATGGTGCTGCTGGACTTCGGTGACGTCATCTGGCCCTTTCTCTGGAGCATCCTCGTCGCCAAAGTGTCCGTCTTCTTCATCGTGTGCATCCTCACGCTCATCGTGGCCAGTCCTCAGGGACGTTACAGCAAAGCTGGCCTCTTCTCAATATTTGCAACTCAAAGCAATGACTTTGCTTTAGGGTATCCTATAGGTACGTATATAGGCCTGGCGGTCTCTTTATAGTCACTGCTGCTAGTGTCAATACTGCATTAATGTTTTTCCTAAAACAGGACTAACTTGTTCTGCTTGTCAAACTAATGCTTTTGCACTAATTGCTTCTTTAGATATAATAGTTACTGGCACCTCTTCTAATCCAATCTTTGTTTGTATCTTCTCTAAGGCTGAAACTTCTGTAGTTATTCCAcactatttacatttttaccaACCCTGTATTTGCCATTCAAATACACACGCAGATGAAAAGTCCCACTAAATCTCCAGCACGTTTTTGCTTTATTATATTGCCACATTTTTTAATGGCGTACAATTTTTCATACTCAGTGCCATATGCAGTTTAGCATGACTGAATATCAGATATGCTCATTTTTTCACAAAGCATTAAAAGGTTTGCAGAGTTAAGTTGAAAGTAAAgttattttttatgtaaagAGGTTTGTACCAAATAGTTTGAGACTGCGTGTTTGTCTAGTCCTCTCGTGTGACGCCTGTGTGAGGATGTTATTATATATGTTGACTTTGTTGACAGCTGTTGCTCCACATGCCAACACACTGAGCCCTCTGTCTTCATATTTTCCCACAGTTGAAGCCCTGTATAAGAGCACATATCCAGAATACCTCCAGTACATCTACCTGGTGGCACCTGTGTCCCTGATGCTTTTGAACCCCATCGGCTTTGCCTTGTGTGAAATCCAGAAGTGGAAAGATCACGGGAACCACCAGCAGAGCAAGCTGAAAATAGTGGGGCTCGTAGTCCTCCAGGTCCTGAAGAACCCCATCGTGTTCATGGTCATCGTCGGCATCGTCGCCCACTTCTTCCTGCACCAGAGAATTCCCGCTTTCATGGCTGAATTCGTGGACGGCTTGGCGAACTCTTTTGGGGGGGCCGCTCTGTTCTACCTGGGTCTGTCCATGGTGGGCCAGTTGAGAAAGCTCACCAGATCCACAGTTGTTACACTGATATTACTTCTCACTGCAAAACTGTAAGTGgagattcttttgtttttttatagaaatgacttgttttcaggtgacttcacacacagtcagcaggtTAGAGCTGTGTAAAGTGCCCATTGTTTGGATGACTCATATCAGTGTCAGACCACAAGCCTTTTAAGCAATGGATGACAGAGTGAGAGGTCTCAGGAGTgacacagcagctactgtaaatatttgCGCTGACTTGTGATTTGACTTACAGATTACTCATGCCCCTGATTTGTAAGGACATGGTGGATCTGCtagacaccagcagcaccagtgccCTGAACCACTCCAGCCTGTCCAATTATGCTTTTCTCTATGGGGTGTTTCCCACTGCACCAAGCGTGGCCATCTACGCCGTGTATTACAACGCTGAGCTACAAGTGGTGAGTCCCCACATCCACCTGCCAGCCATCTTAGATCTGGACTTCATACAGTAAGCGACTGTATGACTGTATAAGTGGCTTGTTGTGTTTAATACGTTCTACTTTTTACCAGGTGACCTCTGGGATGGTGATCAGCACTTTTCTCTCCGCTCCGATAATGTATGTTTCTGCCTGGCTGCTCACAATCCCCTGGATGGATCCTCAGCGGCTGATGAATTCACTGCAGAACGTCAGCTTTAACATCAGCATAGTGAGCCTGGTTGCACTGGTGAGTCACAGCTAGCCATCATGGAGGTTTGCATTTGCTCCCCTTTCATACGATTCAGTTTATTGTTTCTGTTGGTGGGTCATCTGAGGAGAAGCTGAACCATAGTAGGTTATTATGTGACAGGTTAACAGGAAATGCTTCTGCCGACCCAAACTTCCTCATTTATTTTGACTTTCAGCATGTCTTCTAAGGAACCTGAAACCAGATTCTACAGTAATCTTTGCTGACATTTGTAGTTCATGTTTCTCTTTCTCAAATATTTCTCGAACAGGTGTGGACGATTGCGGTCATGTTTTTAAGTAAGAAGTTCAGAAGGCTGCCACACATGTTTACAGTCAACCTCTTTATTGCACAGGTAGgcaggtgaacacacactgaactgattTTACTGCACGATTAAACTGACAACATAAATCAAGCTTAAGTCCACAGCGTTAAGCACctctttgtgttgcgttgttGTCTCAAGTTTCTAACATGTGTTGGGATGATCCTGTGGAACTTTGTGGTCAAAGAAGATAACTTCATCGGGCAGGTCCTGACTTTGACAGTGTTGTGTACCTCGCTCTACAGCACCTACGTGTGGCCAGGTACGCTTAGAATGCCCATAGGGTTTTACCCACCTTCAGTTGGACCCATGATTGCTCATTTTGGgttgtttacttgtttttcaGGTTTAATAGCTCTGTCTCTTATCCTCATGAAAAGATTTGAGGATCTGAAAGTGTCACCAGgcctgtttgttgttgctggcTGGGGGTGAGTCATGCATAGAAAAAATGCAACAAAGCTTGTTGGGCAACTAAAAGGAGGGGCCGTAATGAGGCTGCGTTTAGGCGGCTTTGCATGTCTGATGGCTTCGCTTAGGTTTTGTATAGATAAAGAGGTGTTATGCAAAACATAGATCTAACATTTCAGTAATCAGTTCATCTATATTTGATGCCACTGAcctggtttcagcagctgtagTTGATCTTTTCATGTTCTGGgtgattctgtttgtttgtctgtattaATATGAACAGGGTTCCAGCTTTAGTGACAGCCGTGTTGCTCATTTCTGGGGAAAAACAGCCTGACACAATTGACTCTACCTTTTTTTATGGCAAACAGCAGGTAATAACAAGTGAAAATCATTTTgctattttcattttgtttattttttgttgaaCTGGTTTGGCCTTTTGAAATTGTGTAAAAACctgcatactgtgtgtgtgtgtgtttgttcacggTTAGGTACTGTGCACCACTGTTGTAGTGTCTGTCAGCATACTGCTGGGAGGAGGCGCCCTCATATGTCTCAGCAGAGGAAGTTGGGCCCAGAATGATCAAAACCCAGAGGAAAACCCATCATTTTGCTCGGCAGACGATTATATGGATGAAGCTGACCCAGAAACCCAGACTCTGGTGGAACCACTCCCACCATCAACAGATCACAACAGAGGTACTTTGTCTTGTTGTCATTTAATAACTTGACATTCCAGTTATTGTAATAAGGTCACATTAGGTCAAATTAGGTCAAACACCAAAAATGTTGGCAGTTAGGCAACCCGATCATCTGAGTTCCTGCTACAGTAAATTTTCTCCCTTGTTTAAGGCAGTAGATAACACTTTATCCTCCAGAAATGTTACTGTTGAAAATATGTTACATGACCCATGACTGACCCATAAAGCTAAGTAGTACTCTATGCCAGGAGATGTCGGAAAACGAAAGTCAACAAAACAATCAGATTCATTGTTCTTTTATAACCTACGAGTGGCAGCAGAGCAACATAGttgccacagctgctgctagAGGGAAATCTGTCCTGCGAGTCTTGAGAGtaaatgtatgtgttttataAGCACTATAGTAAATTAGGACTTTAGATTTTACAGTATTAGTTGGAGCTGTTAAATAACATCTAACATTTCATTCACTGTAACACCTTGGTTACTTCGTTCTCAGTGTGCCTCTTATGTGACTGTGCACCACCCCAGCCCATGCCCGACATGATCGTCAGCACAAATACCAACCACACGCCGCCCGCTCTCACAGGTACTGCATGAATAAGAAACTCGCATGTCATTTTACCTctttgtcaaaatgtaaaatacattaaactcagtttgtttttttgaagGCTGGCTCTGTtaagatgcgtgtgtgtgtgttctgcccCTGCAGGCGAGTGCCGGGGCGTGTGTGAGTCGACAGACTGCCTGCTCGTgcgggtggaggagctgcagcaggctgcagacagacaggtggccCGTCACGCgctcctctgtctgcttctGACTGTCAGCCTGCTCGCTGTGAGTAAACCACTACCTTTCACTTCTACCGTGACACAAATGCGAATGTATTATTATACTTAGTGCATCACAAACCAAATCAGATCCAAATGGTTGGGCGCTGTCATAAATAGCTTCACACATCAGAACAATGAAAAGCCTTTGCATATCGTGGCATCAGTGGAGATGAGGAATGTTTACACAATTGGACACAATCTTTTCAGTCAGTTGAATACATACACATACTTTTGTGTTACTGATGCTAAACAagttaataattcatttttctATCCATAGAACTTATCCAGCTGCTTGTGGTTACTCTTGAATCGCGTTCCTGGGAGACTGTACCTGGAGCTGCAGTTCTTCTGTGCTGTAGCAAACTACGGACAGGTTTGTGTTCTGAAGACTGGAGAACAAAGTTGTGGCATTAATTGTCTCATGATACCAGAGTTATTATATTATTCTTCTGTCACTAGGGTTTTCTCTCATTTGCTCTGTTTGGACTGGACAAGCACTGGATTATCATACCTTTTAAGAAGAGGTAAACATTAGGAAATCTCACCACACTCAATAGCTCTTATTCCATAGCATctgtctgtgtatatatatatatatacactatcTGCAGTAGTATTGTATCTAGCGCATTAATTTGAATCTTGTTAATATGAATGGTGCCTAGATTACGAAGGATGTGGTGGGGAAAAGCACAGGAAGAGCAGCTGCCGAGTGATTTACCTGAAGATATCAGGATGACTTGCACTCAGTTCACCAAATACCACAAGGACCAGTGTTTACATGACATTGTtaaaaagagaaggtgagagcCTGTCGTCTacttcactgctgctctgcttgaaagttagaaacaatgtcttaaataaacgtgtgtatttgtgggggaaaaaaagtaaTTCTTAGcagttttaatatttacaaGCTGTTTCTCTGCTTATACTCTTCCTCAAAGCTTTGGGTAAATCCTTCCTTTGACTTTCAGGTGTGGGAAGAGAAAAATGGTGGGCTGTTTTCTGGGCTGTGAACTTGTGGAGTGGCTTCAGCAGGTGGGCTTGGCACTGGACCGCGGTGAGGCGGTCCTCTATGGGATGCGTTTACAGCAAGGTGGGGTGCTCCAGCACATCAATCAGGAGTATGATTTTCAGGACAGTTACCTTTATTACCGCTTTAAAGCCTAAAGTCCACTTTGGCATTTATGTATCTCGAGGGAAGTGGCCATTTCAGCTGATAGAAAGTGAGGATGCCCTGCTTTGTTCACACTGTACATACCAGCATTTGCGCTGTTGTGTAgcacagcatcacagtgagcTGCTGGGACACACCAAAACTGACTGTGTTCATAAACAGATATGCAACATTGAAAAGGAAAATCCAgggtataaataaatatcacgTACAGGTATTTTAGGATCTTTAGGACTGAGAAAGAACTTTTCAGcctttttgcatatttttatgGATCCAGTTGCTGAAATTTCAAAAAGCTTTACTAGTTTGTGTTATTGAATGAGGTTTTAGAAATGTCCCCTAACTTCTGGATGTACATTACTTCTCAGTTTTGCCAAAGGAAAAAGGGAAAGTGTGGTTAACTAATAATTTAAGTTCTGCTTAAGttagtttaatttgttttttgaaGGCTGGCTCTGTTaaggtgcgtgtgtgcgttctgCCCCTGCGGGCGAGTGCCGGGGCGTGTGTGAGTACACAGTTCAGTTGGATAACCGACAATCTGTATAACAAACTATACAAACCTCAAGTattgttgcttttgttgctAGCAGATCACAACACTGGTTTTCTAGTGCAATAGGAACAGTGAGCAAAAACTACTGTAACATCAAGccagttaaaaaaaatgtgcaGGGACTTGTGTTAAGCTGCCTTTTGGAGAAAACAGCTGTTGTAATTAAATCGTCTGATTGTATGAAGAATGTGTTTATGATGTCATCACACTGAATAAAAAGAAGTGTTGTGTTAaaagttgctttttttttttttaataaaaactttTCACATCTACATTATGATCTTTATTAATTTTAAGTAGATAATGGCTATGAGTGTCCAGGGTCACTTCAGTTCTTGTGAAATAATACTTTGTGTTTTGCAGATTTATTATTTAGAACATGTGATGCTAACAAAAACCTAAGCTGTCACTGTGGACAGCTGTCTGTAGTTCCACAACTGGTAGGCCTCTCAGCTTTTGTTATATGCCTCCATCTCTTGCTGAACAGAGCGAGAGAACAAATTTGCAAATAAATCAGGTTCCTCAATGCCGTCTGAAAAAATCTTCTCCATCTGTGTCATCAGCTTCTTTTCTAGCTCTCGCATAAACTCTGTAATCTTTGTTCCTCGGTCCTGTTGGAAAAGAACAGTTTCAAAACGGGTCACATTTACCCAAAAGACAAAAGATTTCAATATATTAAATGTTTGAACCTTGTGGGAATCAATGATGGCGGCCACTAGCTCATGCTTTACAAACAACTCGTGTTTACGGTCAGGCTTGCTCTGGAAGCGAGGCTTCTTCTTTACAGGGTCATTAGGACCGTACGAAGGAGAGGTCGTCTCCTTCAGTGCATTTATGTGTTTCACAAAGATGAAGGGTTTAAAAACAGACCTGTTAAACAGAATAAATCACCTTGTTAACTCCTCAACGTGGCACTGAATTAAGGATGGATTTGGGAGCTGATAGATGAAATCGTTCACCTTTCAGGGTCTGGGGTTGCTGTAAAATAATGAACTGCTGGCAGAGACAGGTTTGTGGGGATCACAGACACCATACTGCCAGTGGTCAGGAACATTCCCTCCATGTTGATTCCACTGTCTTTATCCCTCAGGATAGCCATCATCGTCTCTGCTGTGATGTGACCttcagtaaacaacaacaacattcacaCAATTAAACACAGTCGCAGGAAATCAGTTTCCTGACACAAAAACATATGTGTACAGTGAAGTGTGCATTAACAAACCGTTGCTCTTCTTCAATAACTTCTTCCCCTCACAGTACCGGCTCCCGGCGGCCTCCATTCTGGCTGTAGTCGCGTAAGAGTAGACCGTGGCGAAGTTGAATTGAGACTTCCCGTCCCACCAGCCCTTGCTCTGTGCATACTCCCTCATTCCTGGGTGTTCTTTGTCTATTTTTGTTGTAATGCTGTACTGGTTTGAGATGTTGCGATAtccacctacagtaaatgcaggaTGAAATGGAGATTTTTTTTCATGATTTAGCTGAGATGTGACTCCAATAAGCAGAGTTGAAGGTAGAAACCTGTTCCTACCGGCCACTTTCTCTGCTGCCCAGTACTTCCCTGACGTTTCCAGCAGCCACGCTTCCCTCCTGTCCGAGATGAGGAAGCTGTTGTGGTAGGTGAAGCCACTCTCGTCCTCCATGCAAGATCCGCCCTGACCAtatttctccagcagctccgtgaCAACATCCACAGCTCCCTCCGCGGTGTCAGCTCTCTCAAGCCCCAGCCTATAAAAATAAGGGCGCATATTCAGGCTGTGCCAGGACAAAACCCAAACGAAGGTGATTTGTCTTGGGAAACAGGCTGCATCTTTTGGGGGCTTTACCTGACGAGGTCCATGCCGAGAAGGGCCTCGTCCCCGTCCGCACTCTCTCTGCCCCACACTGC
This genomic interval from Betta splendens chromosome 21, fBetSpl5.4, whole genome shotgun sequence contains the following:
- the scrn3 gene encoding secernin-3 isoform X2, translated to MGANEHQVCIGNEAVWGRESADGDEALLGMDLVRLGLERADTAEGAVDVVTELLEKYGQGGSCMEDESGFTYHNSFLISDRREAWLLETSGKYWAAEKVAGGYRNISNQYSITTKIDKEHPGMREYAQSKGWWDGKSQFNFATVYSYATTARMEAAGSRYCEGKKLLKKSNGHITAETMMAILRDKDSGINMEGMFLTTGSMVSVIPTNLSLPAVHYFTATPDPERSVFKPFIFVKHINALKETTSPSYGPNDPVKKKPRFQSKPDRKHELFVKHELVAAIIDSHKDRGTKITEFMRELEKKLMTQMEKIFSDGIEEPDLFANLFSRSVQQEMEAYNKS
- the gpr155a gene encoding integral membrane protein GPR155 encodes the protein MEAHAAAAGFTSSSGEHEEADPSALSATMSIDRLFPALLECFGIILCGYAAGRANVITSTQAKGLGNFVSKFALPALLFKNMVLLDFGDVIWPFLWSILVAKVSVFFIVCILTLIVASPQGRYSKAGLFSIFATQSNDFALGYPIVEALYKSTYPEYLQYIYLVAPVSLMLLNPIGFALCEIQKWKDHGNHQQSKLKIVGLVVLQVLKNPIVFMVIVGIVAHFFLHQRIPAFMAEFVDGLANSFGGAALFYLGLSMVGQLRKLTRSTVVTLILLLTAKLLLMPLICKDMVDLLDTSSTSALNHSSLSNYAFLYGVFPTAPSVAIYAVYYNAELQVVTSGMVISTFLSAPIMYVSAWLLTIPWMDPQRLMNSLQNVSFNISIVSLVALVWTIAVMFLSKKFRRLPHMFTVNLFIAQFLTCVGMILWNFVVKEDNFIGQVLTLTVLCTSLYSTYVWPGLIALSLILMKRFEDLKVSPGLFVVAGWGVPALVTAVLLISGEKQPDTIDSTFFYGKQQVLCTTVVVSVSILLGGGALICLSRGSWAQNDQNPEENPSFCSADDYMDEADPETQTLVEPLPPSTDHNRVCLLCDCAPPQPMPDMIVSTNTNHTPPALTGECRGVCESTDCLLVRVEELQQAADRQVARHALLCLLLTVSLLANLSSCLWLLLNRVPGRLYLELQFFCAVANYGQGFLSFALFGLDKHWIIIPFKKRLRRMWWGKAQEEQLPSDLPEDIRMTCTQFTKYHKDQCLHDIVKKRRCGKRKMVGCFLGCELVEWLQQVGLALDRGEAVLYGMRLQQGGVLQHINQEYDFQDSYLYYRFKA
- the scrn3 gene encoding secernin-3 isoform X1; translated protein: MLPSSCDTFVALPPSTEGQFIIFGKNSDRPCDEVQEVVYFPARDYGAGEKVECTYIEVEQVAHTYAVVLSRPAWLWGAEMGANEHQVCIGNEAVWGRESADGDEALLGMDLVRLGLERADTAEGAVDVVTELLEKYGQGGSCMEDESGFTYHNSFLISDRREAWLLETSGKYWAAEKVAGGYRNISNQYSITTKIDKEHPGMREYAQSKGWWDGKSQFNFATVYSYATTARMEAAGSRYCEGKKLLKKSNGHITAETMMAILRDKDSGINMEGMFLTTGSMVSVIPTNLSLPAVHYFTATPDPERSVFKPFIFVKHINALKETTSPSYGPNDPVKKKPRFQSKPDRKHELFVKHELVAAIIDSHKDRGTKITEFMRELEKKLMTQMEKIFSDGIEEPDLFANLFSRSVQQEMEAYNKS